The nucleotide window AAGCCAATTCTATCATAACTAATATAGATAATATATCTGCTTCTGCAACTGATAAGGCTCAACTAAAAGCTGAATCTCTCTTCTTAAGAGGTCTTCTTTATTTTGACCTAGCAAGAATATATGCATATGAGCCAACTAAAGTTGTTAATGGATGGAATAATGGTGTTATAATTAGATTGACTCCAACTCTTACGATTACAGATTCTGATTTAAGAGCTCGTTCAACTGTAGAAGAGGTCTATTTGCAAATAGAAAAAGATTTGAAGGATGCGATTGATCTTTTTCCTGCAGTTACATCAACAACTTCCAGATATCGCGCAAATAAAACAGCTGCACAAGCATTGTTAGCACGAGTATATTTGTATTGGGAAAAGTATACCAGTGCAATCCAGTATGCTACCGATGCATTAGCTTCTCCTATTGCTTCATTAGTTCCAGGTACAGGTTTTGCCAATGCATTTCAAACTGCACCTAATCCTGAATCAATGTTTGAGTTAAGTTATGTACAAGCAACAGAAAATCTTTCTGCAAATGATTCACCTCAATCTTTAACTAATAATAACTTGGTTGGAGCTTGGGGAGATGCAGTTCCAACAGATGAAGTCTATAACCTGTATGAGGATGCTGATTATAGAAAAACTTTATTTAAAGAAGCTACTAAAGGCTCTGAATCTGTCTTCTACTTACAGAAATATACAGGAGCAAGAGGAGCCTGGACTGATAATATTCCAGTGATTCGTTATGCGGAGGTTCTACTGATTCGCGCAGAAGCATATGCTGAGACTGAACAACTTGAATTAGCATTAAAAGATCTGAATACTATACGAGAAAGAAGTGGTGCTTCTTTAATTGTTTCAGATTCGAAAGAAGGTGTCGTAGATGCAATTTTGACTGAAAGAAGACTAGAACTTTTATTTGAAGGCCATCGCTGGTTCGATTTAAAGCGGAAAGGGCGTGATATTACTAAAGCCGGCCTATCTGCAGTTGTTCCATATGATGACTATCGCATCTTGGGACCTATACCTACTGGTCAGGTTACATTTAATAATAAACTAAAACAAAACCCTGGTTATTAATTAAACAAGAGAGCTGGTTCACCTTATAGGTGTGTATTCAAATAATAAGGTGAACTATATGGAATATAAATAAACGAACTTAGATTTCTCAATCATGAAAATTAACTATATAGCCATAGTATTACTTGCAGTAAGCAGTATCTTAATGAGCTCCTGTATGGAAGAGGAAGACTTTCACTACACTGATCCTACTTTAGTTGAATTTAAAAATGATAGATTCGGATTGACCGCTCAGC belongs to Xanthocytophaga agilis and includes:
- a CDS encoding RagB/SusD family nutrient uptake outer membrane protein; translated protein: MLIHKQNIFVIFLIGLILFSTSCGDSLDTEPKQSISSSLALNDIEGARSLLNSVYDRLQPSAYYGRDQMLQPEIMADNMRLTNSNSNRYVGERQNSPGSHMNRWINSYAAINEANSIITNIDNISASATDKAQLKAESLFLRGLLYFDLARIYAYEPTKVVNGWNNGVIIRLTPTLTITDSDLRARSTVEEVYLQIEKDLKDAIDLFPAVTSTTSRYRANKTAAQALLARVYLYWEKYTSAIQYATDALASPIASLVPGTGFANAFQTAPNPESMFELSYVQATENLSANDSPQSLTNNNLVGAWGDAVPTDEVYNLYEDADYRKTLFKEATKGSESVFYLQKYTGARGAWTDNIPVIRYAEVLLIRAEAYAETEQLELALKDLNTIRERSGASLIVSDSKEGVVDAILTERRLELLFEGHRWFDLKRKGRDITKAGLSAVVPYDDYRILGPIPTGQVTFNNKLKQNPGY